A part of Geothrix oryzae genomic DNA contains:
- the murC gene encoding UDP-N-acetylmuramate--L-alanine ligase — protein MFGKIQHIHFVGIGGIGMSGIAEVLANLGYQVSGSDLKESAVTQRLRGLGITVHLGHHGQAIEGAQVVVISSAVKGDNPEVVAAHAAKVPVIPRGEMLAELMRMKYGIAVAGSHGKTTTTSMVAQVLSQGGIDPTIVIGGKLGTIGSNAKLGKGPFLVAEADESDGSFLMLNPTLAAITNIDREHLDHYKDLEEIQDAFVIFANKVPFYGSVFLCMDDPNAAAVRPRLKKQVHTYGTHPQVDIRAREIRQDGFRTHFRVSAYGQDLGAFSMGVPGHHMVLNALAAIGIALELNVEHEVIRASLASFTGADRRFHLKGEKGGVLVVDDYGHHPTEIAATLAAARAGFPDRRIVAAFQPHRYSRTKALLEEFGTAFFEADSVVITDIYAAGEQPIQGVDGATVAAALRSHGQKEVHLVGRVEELPAALKQLTRDGDLLITFGAGSITHAGPAFLELD, from the coding sequence GTGTTCGGCAAGATCCAGCACATCCATTTCGTGGGCATCGGCGGCATCGGCATGTCGGGCATCGCCGAGGTGCTCGCCAACCTGGGCTACCAGGTCTCGGGTTCTGACCTGAAGGAAAGCGCCGTCACCCAGCGCCTGAGGGGGCTGGGCATCACGGTCCACCTGGGCCACCACGGGCAGGCCATCGAGGGCGCCCAGGTCGTGGTCATCTCGTCGGCCGTGAAGGGCGACAACCCCGAGGTCGTGGCCGCCCACGCCGCCAAGGTGCCCGTCATTCCCCGCGGCGAGATGCTGGCGGAGCTGATGCGCATGAAGTACGGCATCGCCGTCGCCGGTTCCCACGGCAAGACCACCACCACCAGCATGGTGGCCCAGGTGCTGAGCCAGGGCGGCATCGACCCCACCATCGTCATCGGCGGGAAGCTCGGCACCATCGGCAGCAACGCCAAGCTGGGCAAGGGGCCCTTCCTGGTGGCGGAAGCCGACGAGAGCGACGGCAGCTTCCTCATGCTGAACCCCACCCTGGCCGCCATCACCAACATCGACCGCGAACACCTCGACCACTACAAGGACCTGGAGGAGATCCAGGACGCCTTCGTGATCTTCGCCAACAAGGTGCCCTTCTACGGATCCGTGTTCCTCTGCATGGACGATCCGAACGCCGCCGCCGTCCGCCCGCGCCTGAAGAAGCAGGTGCACACCTACGGCACCCACCCGCAGGTGGACATCCGCGCCCGGGAGATCCGCCAGGATGGCTTCCGCACCCACTTCCGGGTGAGCGCCTACGGCCAGGATCTCGGTGCCTTCAGCATGGGCGTTCCCGGCCACCACATGGTGCTGAACGCCCTGGCGGCCATCGGAATCGCCCTGGAACTGAATGTCGAGCACGAGGTGATCCGCGCCAGCCTGGCCAGCTTCACCGGCGCGGACCGCCGCTTCCACCTCAAGGGCGAGAAGGGCGGTGTGCTTGTGGTGGACGACTACGGCCACCACCCCACCGAGATCGCCGCCACCCTGGCCGCGGCCCGTGCGGGGTTCCCGGATCGCCGCATCGTCGCGGCCTTCCAGCCCCACCGGTACAGCCGCACCAAGGCCCTGCTCGAGGAATTCGGCACGGCTTTCTTCGAGGCCGACTCCGTCGTGATCACCGACATCTACGCCGCGGGCGAGCAGCCCATCCAGGGCGTGGACGGGGCCACCGTGGCCGCGGCCCTGCGGTCCCACGGGCAGAAGGAAGTCCACCTGGTGGGCCGCGTGGAAGAGCTGCCCGCGGCCCTCAAGCAGCTGACCCGCGACGGGGACCTGCTCATCACCTTCGGCGCGGGTTCCATCACCCACGCCGGACCGGCCTTCCTGGAACTCGATTGA